A genomic window from Salvia hispanica cultivar TCC Black 2014 chromosome 5, UniMelb_Shisp_WGS_1.0, whole genome shotgun sequence includes:
- the LOC125186348 gene encoding heavy metal-associated isoprenylated plant protein 37-like, with protein MTKDEDFKLLKIQTFMLRVNIHCEGCEQQVKKILQRIEGVYQVKIEAEQQRVSVSGNVDSATLVKKLMKSGKHAELCSPKSNQTPKLIKENKNNTKPHVPKNNEQDEMQLIRNKINQLSRLKSNNGKTKKNVVGKKGNDQMANTNDMCVNDISAMMSLAGFHGNGVLGMEGNGGFGVLEQQPNGSDALVSRHGGYPYQQMLYNRSAFVPPTTGYYYSYGGGDYTGGGDHVFSDEIAGGCRVM; from the exons ATGACTAAAGATGAAGACTTTAAACTGCTCAAAATCCAG aCCTTTATGCTCAGAGTGAACATACATTGCGAGGGATGTGAGCAGCAAGTGAAGAAAATTCTTCAGAGAATTGAAG GTGTGTACCAAGTGAAGATAGAAGCAGAGCAACAAAGGGTGAGTGTTTCAGGCAACGTCGATTCCGCAACTCTTGTGAAGAAACTGATGAAGTCCGGTAAACACGCCGAGCTCTGCTCTCCAAAATCCAACCAAACCCCGAAACTGatcaaagaaaacaagaacaaCACTAAACCGCACGTGCCTAAAAACAATGAACAAGACGAGATGCAGCTGATCAGGAATAAGATCAATCAGCTCTCTCGCCTCAAGTCTAATAATGGGAAAACGAAGAAGAATGTGGTTGGTAAGAAAGGGAATGATCAGATGGCCAATACGAACGACATGTGTGTAAATGATATTAGCGCGATGATGAGTCTTGCCGGTTTTCATGGTAATGGTGTTTTAGGAATGGAAGGGAATGGGGGATTTGGAGTACTTGAGCAGCAGCCTAATGGAAGTGATGCGTTAGTGAGCCGGCATGGGGGTTACCCATACCAGCAGATGTTGTATAACCGGAGCGCGTTTGTGCCTCCTACCACCGGTTATTACTACAGCTATGGTGGCGGAGATTATACCGGTGGAGGTGATCATGTGTTTAGTGATGAGATTGCAGGTGGTTGTAGGGTTATGTAG
- the LOC125187398 gene encoding uncharacterized protein LOC125187398 isoform X1, with translation MAFLFQKFQEAVKVLAKSPTFAKHGRHLQFEADMNKLFLFTCYNRLGKNAEEADADEIIEMASKANLEEQQKQVQENIHEQISTFCKYMDDILRPDPRMANTPNSSSEAKTAPRRSGLGLAVGRTTPMDRNPSMAVPETKMIKRCEVSQNLKDLLDYTLEIKPSQIQHKDAGQGLFLDGEADVGAVIAFYPGITYSPAYYRYIPGYPRVDLENPYLITRYDGTVINAQPWGTGGEARELWSGSGAPQPGLNAEGGLDGSDRMWKLLSKPLDGSKAGGTGAVLERRHPLAFAHFANHPSKDALPNVMVCPYDFPLTEQNMRTYIPNVPFGGGQEVSMKKFGTFWFKSWKSSSTVADVPVIRSLVLVATRAISNEEILLNYRLSNAKRRPSWYTPVDEDEDRRRWS, from the exons ATGGCATTTCTATTTCAGAAGTTTCAAGAG GCAGTCAAGGTGCTTGCGAAAAGTCCTACGTTTGCTAAGCATGGAAGGCACCTTCAATTTGAAGCCGATATGAACaaacttttcctttttacaTG CTACAACCGTTTGGGTAAAAATGCAGAAGAAGCTGATGCAGATGAAATCATTGAGATGGCAAGTAAAGCCAATCTGGAAGAGCAACAGAAGCAAGTTCAAGAAAACATTCACGAACAAATAAGTACTTTCTGCAAGTATATGGATGACATTCTTCGTCCTGATCCACGGATGGCGAACACTCCCAACTCATCATCGGAAGCAAAAACTGCCCCTCGACGTAGTGGTCTAGGTCTTGCTGTCGGCAGGACCACACCAATGGATCGTAATCCCA GCATGGCTGTGCCAGAAACGAAGATGATAAAGCGTTGTGAGGTTTCACAAAATCTGAAGGATCTCCTTGACTACACTCTTGAAATCAAGCCGTCTCAAATTCAACACAAGGATGCTGGCCAAGGTTTGTTTTTGGATGGTGAAGCTGATGTGGGAGCTGTAATAGCCTTTTACCCTGGCATCACATACTCACCTGCATATTACAGATACATTCCCGGGTACCCCAGAGTTGATTTAGAGAACCCTTATTTGATCACAAGATATGATGGAACAGTGATAAATGCGCAGCCCTGGGGTACTGGTGGTGAAGCTCGTGAATTGTGGAGCGGGTCAGGTGCTCCACAGCCTGGGTTGAATGCTGAAGGTGGTTTAGATGGCTCGGATCGGATGTGGAAGCTGCTCAGTAAACCACTAGATGGCTCCAAAGCTGGGGGTACAGGAGCTGTTCTGGAAAGGAGACATCCACTTGCTTTCGCTCATTTCGCGAACCATCCATCGAAGGATGCGCTCCCTAATGTAATGGTATGCCCCTATGACTTCCCTCTAACTGAGCAGAATATGAGAACCTACATCCCAAATGTCCCGTTTGGGGGCGGGCAAGAAGTAAGTatgaagaagtttggaaccTTTTGGTTCAAGTCATGGAAATCAAGCAGCACCGTTGCAGATGTTCCCGTTATCAGGAGTCTGGTTCTAGTGGCTACAAGGGCCATCTCGAATGAAGAGATTCTCCTCAACTATAGGTTGAGCAACGCGAAGCGCCGGCCTTCGTGGTACACCCCTGTCGACGAGGATGAGGATCGAAGAAGATGGAGCTAA
- the LOC125187398 gene encoding uncharacterized protein LOC125187398 isoform X2, with the protein MASKANLEEQQKQVQENIHEQISTFCKYMDDILRPDPRMANTPNSSSEAKTAPRRSGLGLAVGRTTPMDRNPSMAVPETKMIKRCEVSQNLKDLLDYTLEIKPSQIQHKDAGQGLFLDGEADVGAVIAFYPGITYSPAYYRYIPGYPRVDLENPYLITRYDGTVINAQPWGTGGEARELWSGSGAPQPGLNAEGGLDGSDRMWKLLSKPLDGSKAGGTGAVLERRHPLAFAHFANHPSKDALPNVMVCPYDFPLTEQNMRTYIPNVPFGGGQEVSMKKFGTFWFKSWKSSSTVADVPVIRSLVLVATRAISNEEILLNYRLSNAKRRPSWYTPVDEDEDRRRWS; encoded by the exons ATGGCAAGTAAAGCCAATCTGGAAGAGCAACAGAAGCAAGTTCAAGAAAACATTCACGAACAAATAAGTACTTTCTGCAAGTATATGGATGACATTCTTCGTCCTGATCCACGGATGGCGAACACTCCCAACTCATCATCGGAAGCAAAAACTGCCCCTCGACGTAGTGGTCTAGGTCTTGCTGTCGGCAGGACCACACCAATGGATCGTAATCCCA GCATGGCTGTGCCAGAAACGAAGATGATAAAGCGTTGTGAGGTTTCACAAAATCTGAAGGATCTCCTTGACTACACTCTTGAAATCAAGCCGTCTCAAATTCAACACAAGGATGCTGGCCAAGGTTTGTTTTTGGATGGTGAAGCTGATGTGGGAGCTGTAATAGCCTTTTACCCTGGCATCACATACTCACCTGCATATTACAGATACATTCCCGGGTACCCCAGAGTTGATTTAGAGAACCCTTATTTGATCACAAGATATGATGGAACAGTGATAAATGCGCAGCCCTGGGGTACTGGTGGTGAAGCTCGTGAATTGTGGAGCGGGTCAGGTGCTCCACAGCCTGGGTTGAATGCTGAAGGTGGTTTAGATGGCTCGGATCGGATGTGGAAGCTGCTCAGTAAACCACTAGATGGCTCCAAAGCTGGGGGTACAGGAGCTGTTCTGGAAAGGAGACATCCACTTGCTTTCGCTCATTTCGCGAACCATCCATCGAAGGATGCGCTCCCTAATGTAATGGTATGCCCCTATGACTTCCCTCTAACTGAGCAGAATATGAGAACCTACATCCCAAATGTCCCGTTTGGGGGCGGGCAAGAAGTAAGTatgaagaagtttggaaccTTTTGGTTCAAGTCATGGAAATCAAGCAGCACCGTTGCAGATGTTCCCGTTATCAGGAGTCTGGTTCTAGTGGCTACAAGGGCCATCTCGAATGAAGAGATTCTCCTCAACTATAGGTTGAGCAACGCGAAGCGCCGGCCTTCGTGGTACACCCCTGTCGACGAGGATGAGGATCGAAGAAGATGGAGCTAA
- the LOC125189261 gene encoding ferruginol synthase-like, with protein MDHRRNNPNNKKQDLLEAIIDITQGNDYNFTTQDIPFLLFAKTRYKERSGREWANPGGGHRVPPGQAVIKETFRYHPPGPFSISRASEADQEVNGYMIPKGTQIVVNSWSMAKDPTIWTDPESFLPERFLENKLDFKDQHFQLIPFGAGRRICPGIPLATRILQMTTTVLVHNFDWKLKKDKDHPDHKEAMFRINLSKANPLRAFPFKI; from the exons atGGACCACAGAAGGAACAACCCTAACAACAAGAAGCAGGATCTGCTCGAGGCAATCATCGATATCACCCAAGGAAACGACTACAACTTCACCACACAAGATATCCCATTTTTACTTTTC GCTAAAACAAGATATAAAGAGCGTAGTGGGAGAGAATGGGCAAATCCGGGAGGCGGACATCGCGTCCCTCCCGGGCAAGCAGTGATCAAAGAGACATTTCGTTATCACCCGCCAGGGCCTTTCTCGATTTCCCGGGCATCAGAAGCCGATCAAGAGGTGAATGGTTATATGATTCCAAAAGGGACGCAAATAGTCGTTAATTCGTGGTCAATGGCAAAAGATCCCACCATCTGGACTGATCCCGAATCTTTTCTCCCAGAACGATTCCTTGAAAATAAACTGGACTTCAAAGACCAGCATTTCCAGCTCATACCCTTCGGGGCGGGCCGGAGAATATGCCCCGGAATACCCTTGGCAACCCGGATTTTGCAGATGACCACCACTGTCTTGGTTCATAATTTTGACTGGAAACTTAAGAAAGACAAGGATCATCCGGACCATAAAGAAGCCATGTTTCGGATAAATTTGAGCAAAGCAAATCCACTTAGAgcttttccttttaaaatttaa
- the LOC125186997 gene encoding multicopper oxidase LPR1-like produces MVGREKLVQFSVVIVILVNIAWAEDRMIKPLELEMFADELPDMPRIKGFDFADTSPIPTKLSIGMYHKLWKFHRDLPATPVFAYGTTKENATVPGPTIEALHGVHTHIKWTNYLPSKHILPWDPTIPTATPHKGKGIPTVVHVHGGVDEPESDGHSGAWFTARFKDHGPSWTRETYNYHNLQHPGTLWYHDHAMGLTRVNLLAGLVGAYIIRQPSLELPLGLPYDEEFDRPLVVFDRSFSTDGSIYMDPKGNNPSIHPQWQPEYFGDAIVVNGKAWPYMTVRRRKYRFRIINASNARFFNFSFDNGLKFILVGSDSAYIEKPVTVNSFLLAPSEIADVVVDFSKSKSKSVLLTNDAAYPYPSGDPVNAANSKVMKFIIKSKHEFDTSKIPKTLIKYPLPSLSATGVLVRYISLYEYTSPIDEPTHLYINGLPYEAPATETPKVGTTEIWNVINLTEDNHPLHIHLGLFMVLDQTELVDVDEFKECMLKYNDAIKCGVHRYATGRKRQVPAHERGWKNVFKLMPGHVTKIFVRFSYIHSNESYPFDATAEPGYVYHCHILDHEDNAMMRPLKFTH; encoded by the exons ATGGTGGGGAGAGAGAAATTGGTGCAGTTTAGTGTGGTAATAGTAATTTTGGTGAATATTGCATGGGCTGAGGATAGAATGATAAAGCCATTAGAGTTGGAGATGTTTGCTGATGAGCTTCCCGACATGCCCAGAATCAAAGGTTTCGATTTCGCCGATACTTCTCCGATTCCGACCAAACTCAGTATTGGAATGTATCACAAACTATGG aAATTTCATAGAGATCTACCTGCAACACCAGTTTTTGCATATGGtacaacaaaagaaaatgcCACAGTCCCTGGCCCTACAATTGAAGCTCTTCATGGAGTTCACACTCACATAAAATGGACTAATTATCTCCCTTCAAAACACATACTTCCTTGGGACCCCACCATCCCAACAGCCACACCTCACAAGGGTAAGGGCATCCCCACGGTGGTGCACGTCCACGGTGGCGTCGACGAGCCCGAGAGTGACGGCCACTCGGGTGCATGGTTCACGGCCCGGTTCAAGGACCATGGCCCATCTTGGACGAGGGAAACCTACAACTACCACAATCTGCAGCACCCAGGCACGCTATGGTACCACGACCACGCGATGGGGTTGACCAGGGTCAACCTCTTGGCTGGCCTAGTTGGCGCCTACATCATCCGCCAGCCAAGCCTCGAGCTGCCACTAGGACTCCCTTATGATGAGGAGTTTGACCGCCCGTTGGTCGTGTTTGACCGCAGCTTCTCCACGGATGGCTCGATTTACATGGACCCCAAGGGGAATAACCCATCCATCCATCCTCAGTGGCAGCCAGAGTACTTCGGTGATGCCATTGTTGTCAATGGGAAGGCGTGGCCGTACATGACCGTGAGGCGGAGAAAATACAGATTTAGAATCATCAACGCCAGCAATGCGAGGTTCTTCAACTTCTCATTCGACAACGGTTTGAAATTTATCCTTGTAGGATCCGACTCAGCATACATTGAAAAGCCGGTAACAGTCAACTCCTTCCTGCTAGCCCCGTCCGAGATCGCTGACGTGGTCGTTGACTTCTCCAAGTCAAAGTCAAAATCAGTATTATTGACCAATGATGCAGCATATCCGTACCCTTCCGGTGACCCGGTCAATGCAGCAAATAGCAAGGTCATGAAATTCATCATCAAATCCAAACATGAATTTGACACATCAAAAATCCCCAAAACATTGATCAAGTATCCTCTGCCAAGTCTGTCTGCCACGGGGGTGCTCGTGAGGTACATCTCGTTATACGAGTACACGAGCCCCATCGATGAGCCCACGCATCTCTACATCAACGGCTTGCCCTATGAGGCCCCAGCCACGGAGACGCCGAAAGTGGGGACCACTGAGATATGGAATGTGATCAATTTGACGGAGGATAACCATCCGTTGCACATACATTTGGGCCTTTTTATGGTTCTTGATCAAACGGAGTTGGTGGATGTCGATGAGTTTAAAGAGTGTATGCTGAAGTACAACGACGCGATCAAGTGTGGGGTCCACAGGTACGCCACGGGCAGGAAGCGACAGGTTCCTGCCCACGAGAGGgggtggaaaaatgtgttcaAGTTGATGCCTGGACATGTCACTAAGATATTTGTGAGGTTTTCGTATATTCATTCGAATGAGTCATATCCGTTCGACGCCACTGCTGAGCCGGGATATGTGTACCATTGTCAT ATTTTAGATCACGAGGATAATGCGATGATGAGACCATTGAAATTCACTCATTGA
- the LOC125189262 gene encoding ferruginol synthase-like yields the protein MAMELLQRHGQVFSGRTVPHAMDVGGFSKFSMSFGPPGKEWRNKRKMCKEILFSERCLEGSEALRQEMLQKLVDHVGSHCDRRDVVNIHDVVFMANLNLLLTTFFSITSPDTAMELMKMMEDFFSLFAPNIADYFPILKRLDPQGIKRKAELSLGKLLAKFRDFLNHRLDCKPYFNFNDFDNEI from the coding sequence atgGCCATGGAGCTCCTCCAACGTCACGGCCAGGTCTTCTCCGGTCGGACCGTCCCCCATGCGATGGATGTAGGCGGCTTCAGCAAGTTCAGTATGTCATTCGGTCCGCCCGGGAAGGAGTGGCGCAACAAGCGCAAGATGTGCAAGGAGATTCTGTTCTCGGAGCGGTGCCTCGAAGGAAGCGAGGCCCTCCGCCAGGAGATGCTGCAGAAGCTCGTGGATCACGTCGGGAGCCACTGCGACCGCCGGGATGTGGTCAACATCCACGACGTGGTATTCATGGCCAACCTCAACCTCTTGCTCACCACCTTTTTCTCCATCACCTCCCCGGACACCGCCATGGagttgatgaagatgatggaagattttttctccttatttGCTCCCAATATCGCCGACTACTTCCCCATTCTCAAACGCTTGGATCCGCAGGGGATCAAGCGCAAGGCTGAGTTAAGCTTGGGTAAACTCTTGGCCAAATTCCGTGATTTTCTTAACCACAGGTTGGACTGTAAGCCATATTTCAACTTTAATGATTTCgataatgaaatctaa
- the LOC125189260 gene encoding ferruginol synthase-like, protein MDSFLIGVVISVVLLGLRWFVFLREPRPRLPPGPRPLPIIGNMHQLGKNPYETLRQLAKTYGPLMSIRIGSVYTVVVSSPEMAMELLQCHGQVFSGRAVPHVMDVCEFSKFSMTFGPTGKEWRNKRKICKEIVFSERCLEGSEALRQEMLQKLVDHVGAHCDRGDMVNIHDVVFMANLNLLLTTIFSITSPDTTMELKNIMDNVFSLFVPNIADSFPILKPLDPQGLKSKAELNVAKLLAKFQDFTNERLENRRNNPKKQDLLETIIDITQGNDFNFTTQDINYLLFELIVGGINTNSSTVEWIMTELLFNPDKLKKLKQEIKSIVGEKGQIREADMACLPYLQAVIKETFRYHPPGPFSISRASEADQEVNGYMISKGTQIIVNSWSMAKDPTIWTDPESFQPERFLDNKLDFKGQHFQLIPFGAGRRICPGLPLATRILQMTTAVLVHNFDWKLEKDKDHPDHKEDKFSIFLSKSIPLRAFPFKI, encoded by the exons atggattcCTTTTTGATTGGTGTTGTGATCAGTGTGGTGTTGTTGGGTTTAAGGTGGTTTGTATTCCTCCGGGAGCCACGGCCACGGCTCCCTCCGGGACCCAGACCCCTCCCGATCATAGGAAACATGCACCAACTAGGTAAAAATCCGTACGAAACACTGAGACAGCTGGCGAAAACGTACGGCCCTCTGATGTCGATCCGCATAGGCAGCGTGTACACGGTGGTGGTGTCCTCACCGGAGATGGCCATGGAGCTCCTCCAATGCCACGGGCAGGTCTTCTCCGGTCGGGCCGTCCCCCATGTGATGGATGTATGCGAGTTTAGCAAGTTCTCTATGACCTTCGGTCCGACCGGGAAGGAGTGGCGCAACAAGCGCAAGATCTGCAAGGAGATTGTCTTCTCGGAGCGGTGCCTCGAGGGAAGCGAGGCCCTCCGCCAGGAGATGCTGCAGAAGCTCGTGGATCACGTCGGGGCCCACTGCGACCGCGGGGACATGGTCAACATCCACGACGTGGTGTTCATGGCCAACCTCAACCTCTTGCTCACCACAATCTTCTCCATCACCTCCCCGGATACCACCATGGAGTTGAAGAACATCATGGACAATGTTTTCTCCTTATTTGTTCCCAATATCGCTGACTCCTTCCCCATTCTCAAACCCTTGGATCCGCAGGGGCTCAAGAGCAAGGCTGAGTTAAACGTGGCTAAACTCTTGGCCAAATTCCAAGATTTTACTAACGAGAGGTTGGAGAACAGAAGGAACAACCCCAAGAAGCAAGATCTGCTCGAGACGATCATCGATATCACCCAAGGAAACGACTTCAACTTCACCACACAAGATAtcaattatttacttttc gaATTAATCGTGGGAGGAATAAACACCAACTCCAGCACAGTGGAGTGGATCATGACTGAGCTACTATTCAACCCGGACAAACTCAAAAAGCTAAAACAAGAGATAAAGAGCATAGTCGGAGAGAAGGGGCAAATCCGGGAGGCGGACATGGCGTGCCTCCCGTATCTGCAGGCAGTGATCAAAGAAACCTTTCGTTATCACCCGCCAGGGCCTTTCTCGATTTCCCGGGCATCAGAAGCCGATCAAGAGGTGAATGGTTATATGATTTCAAAAGGGACGCAGATAATCGTCAATTCGTGGTCAATGGCAAAAGATCCCACCATCTGGACTGATCCCGAATCTTTTCAGCCAGAACGATTCCTTGACAACAAACTGGACTTCAAAGGCCAGCATTTCCAGCTCATACCCTTCGGGGCGGGCCGGAGAATATGCCCCGGACTACCCTTGGCAACCCGGATTCTGCAGATGACCACTGCGGTTTTGGTTCATAATTTTGACTGGAAACTTGAGAAAGACAAGGATCATCCGGACCATAAAGAAGACAAGTTTTCGATATTCTTGAGCAAATCAATTCCACTTAGAgcttttccttttaaaatttaa
- the LOC125187711 gene encoding uncharacterized protein At1g66480-like — translation MGNSLGGSKSAKVMKMNGESFKLKTPIRVGSVVEGYPGHVLLESEAVKHYGVRAKPLEPQQQLKPKRLYFLVELPKFPEEKGAGAGARRVRSGIHMGAKDRLESLMLARRSASDLSIMKPPSIDKSGVRVRMRLPRAEVERLMAESRDGGEVAEKIVGLCMAEEKNVHLNGDRIKSREKRVGFLPIDEGEIHQIVTAS, via the exons atggggaATAGTTTGGGAGGAAGTAAGAGTGCAAAAGTAATGAAGATGAATGGTGAGAGTTTCAAGTTAAAGACTCCTATTCGGGTCGGGTCGGTGGTGGAGGGCTACCCGGGCCACGTCTTGCTGGAATCGGAGGCGGTGAAGCATTACGGCGTGAGAGCCAAGCCGTTGGAGCCGCAGCAGCAGCTGAAGCCGAAGCGCCTCTATTTCCTGGTTGAGCTGCCGAAATTCCCCGAGGAAAAGGGCGCGGGCGCGGGCGCGAGGAGGGTAAGATCGGGAATTCACATGGGCGCGAAAGACCGGCTGGAGAGCCTGATGCTGGCGCGCCGGTCGGCTTCGGATTTGTCCATCATGAAGCCGCCGAGCATAGACAAAAGTGGAGTGAGGGTGAGGATGAGACTGCCGAGGGCGGAGGTGGAGAGACTAATGGCGGAGAGCAGAGATGGCGGTGAGGTGGCAGAGAAGATTGTCGGCTTATGCATGGCCGAAGAGAAGAATGTGCATTTGAATGGAGATCGCATTAAATCTCGCGAG AAGCGTGTTGGATTCTTACCCATTGATGAAGGAGAGATCCACCAGATTGTTACGGCGtcataa